In one Sphingomonas hankookensis genomic region, the following are encoded:
- a CDS encoding GNAT family N-acetyltransferase gives MIAIRPARSEDAAAIAAIYAPYVLGGTVSFETEAPDARAIRHRMAASDGFYPWMVATTGEADGDAVLGYAYATRFRDRPAYRYVVETSIYMAGGAQQKGTGRLLYEALVDTLRAQGFTQAIGVLSLPNDASITLHEAVGFRRAGVYREIGFKQGRWIDVGFWQCQLNDSAVPPREPKPFSETGVVRG, from the coding sequence ATGATCGCGATCCGCCCCGCCCGCAGCGAGGACGCCGCCGCCATCGCCGCGATCTATGCCCCCTATGTGCTGGGCGGCACCGTCTCGTTCGAGACCGAGGCCCCCGACGCCCGCGCGATCCGCCACCGGATGGCGGCCAGCGATGGCTTCTACCCCTGGATGGTCGCGACGACGGGGGAGGCGGATGGCGACGCGGTGCTCGGCTATGCCTATGCCACCCGCTTCCGCGACCGCCCGGCGTACCGCTATGTCGTCGAAACCTCGATCTACATGGCCGGCGGCGCGCAACAGAAGGGGACAGGGCGGCTGCTCTACGAAGCGCTGGTCGACACGCTCAGGGCGCAGGGCTTTACCCAGGCGATCGGCGTGCTGTCGCTGCCCAACGACGCCTCGATCACGCTGCACGAAGCGGTCGGCTTCCGCCGCGCCGGGGTGTATCGCGAGATCGGCTTCAAGCAGGGGCGCTGGATCGATGTCGGCTTCTGGCAATGCCAGCTGAACGACAGCGCGGTGCCGCCAAGGGAGCCCAAGCCGTTCAGTGAGACGGGGGTGGTGCGGGGCTGA
- a CDS encoding flavin reductase family protein, protein MTDFHSYAPAEGHRLPHDPFNAIVAPRPIGWIATCSRQGKRNLAPYSFFNAFNYRPPIIGFASTGAKDTLANARDMQEFVWNLATRHQAEAMNATSAMTEADEFALAGLDTLPSIVVAPPRVAGSPVQFECRTTQIVRLTNSHGGDIDTWLVLGEVVQVHIDPALLEDGIYRTERARPILRGGGAGDYFELGDRFDMRRPG, encoded by the coding sequence ATGACCGACTTTCACTCCTATGCCCCGGCGGAGGGCCATCGCCTGCCGCATGATCCGTTCAACGCGATCGTCGCCCCGCGGCCGATCGGCTGGATCGCGACGTGTTCGAGGCAAGGGAAACGCAATCTCGCCCCCTACAGTTTCTTCAACGCATTCAACTATCGCCCGCCGATCATCGGCTTCGCCTCGACCGGGGCCAAGGACACGCTGGCCAATGCCCGCGATATGCAAGAGTTCGTGTGGAACCTCGCGACCCGGCACCAAGCAGAGGCGATGAACGCCACCTCGGCGATGACCGAAGCGGACGAGTTCGCGCTCGCCGGCCTCGACACGCTGCCCTCGATCGTCGTCGCGCCACCACGCGTCGCGGGATCGCCGGTCCAGTTCGAATGCCGCACGACGCAGATCGTCCGCCTGACCAACAGCCATGGCGGCGACATCGATACCTGGCTGGTGCTGGGCGAGGTGGTGCAGGTCCATATCGACCCGGCGCTGCTGGAGGACGGCATCTATCGCACCGAACGTGCGCGCCCGATCCTGCGCGGCGGCGGGGCGGGGGACTATTTCGAGCTTGGCGACCGCTTCGACATGCGGCGGCCGGGCTGA
- a CDS encoding TSUP family transporter: MLDATSLALAAGAGVLGGAMNALAGGGTFATMPALIALGLPGSVANATSNVALQPGAIASAWAYRRGLGPLGGIPIRVLATITFVSGLLGSLLLVWTPSTLFDVIVPWLLLLAFLAIAFGRRAADWLHDRVAIGPTTLVVAQVLLGIYGGYFGGGVGMMVSATYGLLAGQSVKSMAAPRTLMLATANSAAAIVFVATGMVVWAACVPMILGGILGGWLGAKVGARLTPGQIRAWTLLVTFSVTVVFFVRAYG, from the coding sequence ATGCTCGATGCGACTTCCCTTGCCCTTGCCGCTGGCGCCGGCGTGCTCGGCGGTGCGATGAACGCGCTGGCCGGGGGCGGGACGTTCGCGACGATGCCCGCGCTGATCGCGTTGGGGTTGCCCGGATCGGTCGCCAACGCGACCTCCAACGTCGCGTTGCAGCCGGGTGCGATCGCCAGCGCCTGGGCCTATCGCCGGGGGCTGGGGCCGCTGGGCGGGATACCGATCCGGGTGTTGGCGACCATCACCTTCGTCTCCGGCCTGCTCGGCAGCCTGTTGCTGGTGTGGACGCCCAGCACGTTGTTCGACGTGATCGTGCCGTGGCTGCTCCTCCTCGCCTTCCTCGCCATCGCGTTCGGGCGGCGGGCGGCGGACTGGTTGCACGACCGCGTCGCGATCGGGCCGACGACGCTGGTCGTGGCGCAGGTGTTGCTCGGGATTTACGGCGGCTATTTCGGCGGTGGCGTCGGCATGATGGTCAGCGCGACCTATGGCCTGCTCGCCGGGCAGAGCGTGAAGTCGATGGCCGCGCCGCGCACGCTGATGCTCGCCACCGCCAACAGCGCGGCGGCGATCGTGTTCGTCGCGACCGGCATGGTGGTGTGGGCGGCGTGCGTGCCGATGATCCTCGGCGGCATCCTCGGCGGGTGGCTGGGCGCGAAGGTCGGCGCGCGGCTGACGCCCGGCCAGATTCGCGCGTGGACCTTGCTGGTGACGTTCAGCGTGACGGTCGTGTTCTTCGTGCGCGCGTACGGATAG
- a CDS encoding cytochrome b/b6 domain-containing protein yields MTTRTIHRHALATRLWHWVNAVAVIILIGSGLMILNAHPRLYWGRYGANFDRAWLTFDRFPGWVTIPQTYNLALARNWHLTFALVLGFGLLAYMIASLSNRHFQRDLALRRGELSRRHLLADIRAHLAFRFHDPEAPGDYNVLQKLSYVLVIFGLLPLVILTGIAMSPGLNAAFPWVLELLGGRQSSRSIHFLAASGITLFVIVHLVLVILAGAFNEVRSMITGRWRMPE; encoded by the coding sequence ATGACGACGCGAACGATCCACCGCCATGCGCTCGCCACCCGGTTGTGGCACTGGGTCAATGCGGTCGCGGTGATCATCCTGATCGGCAGCGGGCTGATGATCCTGAACGCGCATCCCCGGCTCTATTGGGGGCGCTATGGCGCGAATTTCGACCGGGCATGGCTGACGTTCGACCGGTTTCCGGGGTGGGTGACGATCCCGCAGACCTACAACCTCGCGCTCGCCCGCAACTGGCACCTGACCTTTGCGCTGGTGCTCGGCTTCGGGCTGCTGGCCTATATGATCGCCAGCCTGAGCAACCGCCATTTCCAGCGCGATCTGGCGCTCAGGCGGGGTGAATTGTCGCGGCGGCACCTGCTGGCCGATATCCGCGCGCATCTCGCCTTCCGCTTCCACGATCCGGAGGCGCCGGGCGATTACAATGTGTTGCAGAAGCTGAGCTATGTGCTGGTGATCTTCGGCCTGCTGCCGCTGGTGATCCTGACCGGCATCGCCATGTCGCCGGGGCTGAACGCGGCATTTCCGTGGGTGCTGGAGCTGCTGGGCGGGCGGCAGTCGTCACGGTCGATCCATTTCCTCGCGGCCAGCGGCATCACGCTGTTCGTCATCGTCCATCTGGTGCTGGTGATCCTTGCCGGCGCGTTCAACGAGGTGCGATCGATGATCACCGGGCGCTGGCGGATGCCCGAATGA
- a CDS encoding outer membrane protein, with translation MRTLILGLAAAGTMLATPAFAQDVNPAFTGFRVGALAGYDGIRPGSTEDSDLDGDNQTVNGMVYGVDAGYDFALSNFLIGVEGEYTGSTGKVETARTDPNFFGFGSVKTGRDLYVGARAGLMAGPQTLVYAKGGYTNARLNVVASDGSVDTRENFELNGYRLGAGVEQSLGNRAYAKLEYRYSNYNNADFQARNGSVTSQFDIDTDRHQVVAGVGIRF, from the coding sequence ATGCGTACCCTCATTCTTGGTCTTGCCGCTGCCGGCACGATGCTGGCGACCCCTGCCTTCGCGCAGGACGTGAACCCCGCCTTCACCGGTTTCCGCGTCGGGGCGCTGGCCGGTTATGACGGTATCCGCCCGGGCAGCACCGAGGATAGCGATCTCGACGGCGATAACCAGACCGTGAACGGCATGGTGTACGGCGTGGACGCCGGCTACGACTTCGCGCTCAGCAACTTCCTGATTGGTGTCGAGGGCGAATATACCGGGTCGACCGGAAAGGTCGAAACCGCGCGCACCGACCCGAACTTCTTCGGCTTCGGCAGCGTGAAGACCGGCCGCGACCTCTATGTCGGCGCCCGCGCCGGCCTGATGGCGGGTCCGCAGACCCTGGTCTATGCCAAGGGCGGCTACACCAACGCCCGGCTGAACGTCGTCGCCAGCGACGGCAGCGTCGACACGCGCGAGAATTTCGAACTGAACGGCTATCGCCTGGGCGCCGGCGTGGAACAGTCGCTGGGCAACCGTGCCTATGCCAAGCTCGAATATCGCTATTCGAACTACAACAATGCCGACTTCCAGGCCCGCAACGGCAGCGTGACGTCGCAGTTCGACATCGACACCGACCGCCACCAGGTCGTCGCCGGCGTCGGCATCCGGTTCTGA
- the rlmN gene encoding 23S rRNA (adenine(2503)-C(2))-methyltransferase RlmN encodes MLTVSTPPMPIPGHVDPVPVPRGLAPRPDGRTDLVGLSKAEIRAALEAAGFDARQAKLRAKQLWHWIYNRGATEFAAMTDIAKAQHPVLDKHFVIGRPDVKEAHVSTDGTRKWLLTSPDGQDYEMVFIPDADRGTLCVSSQVGCTLNCTFCHTGTMRLVRNLTAGEIVGQVMLARDSLGEWPSQPEGRMLTNIVMMGMGEPLYNFDSVRDALGVVMDGDGLALSKRRITLSTSGVVPMMARAGEEIGVNLAVSLHAVTKEVRDEIVPLNRKYGIDELLQACADYPGANNARRITFEYVMLKDKNDSDDDARELVRLLRKYQLPAKVNLIPFNPWPGAPYECSTPDRIRAFSDIVFEGGISAPVRRTRGQDIGAACGQLKTAAEKKSRAERDREAAEAA; translated from the coding sequence ATGCTGACAGTCTCGACGCCGCCCATGCCGATTCCCGGCCATGTCGATCCCGTGCCCGTGCCGCGCGGCCTTGCGCCGCGTCCCGATGGCCGCACCGACCTGGTCGGGCTGTCCAAGGCAGAGATTCGCGCCGCGCTGGAGGCGGCCGGCTTCGATGCGCGTCAGGCGAAGCTGCGCGCCAAGCAGCTGTGGCACTGGATCTACAATCGCGGCGCGACCGAATTCGCGGCGATGACCGACATCGCCAAGGCGCAGCATCCGGTGCTGGACAAGCATTTCGTCATCGGCCGGCCGGACGTGAAGGAAGCGCATGTGTCGACCGACGGCACGCGCAAATGGCTGCTGACCTCGCCCGACGGGCAGGATTACGAGATGGTGTTCATCCCCGATGCCGATCGCGGGACGTTGTGCGTGTCCAGCCAGGTCGGCTGCACGCTCAACTGCACCTTCTGCCACACCGGCACGATGCGCCTCGTCCGCAACCTGACCGCGGGCGAAATTGTCGGACAGGTGATGCTCGCGCGCGATTCGCTGGGCGAATGGCCGAGCCAGCCCGAGGGGCGGATGCTGACCAACATCGTGATGATGGGCATGGGCGAGCCGCTGTATAACTTCGATTCGGTGCGCGACGCGCTGGGCGTCGTGATGGACGGCGACGGGCTTGCCCTGTCGAAGCGGCGGATCACGCTCAGCACGTCGGGCGTGGTGCCGATGATGGCGCGCGCGGGCGAGGAGATCGGCGTGAACCTTGCCGTCTCGCTGCACGCGGTGACCAAGGAAGTCCGCGACGAGATCGTCCCGCTTAACCGCAAATACGGCATCGACGAGCTGTTGCAGGCGTGCGCCGACTATCCCGGCGCCAACAATGCCCGGCGCATCACCTTCGAATATGTGATGCTGAAGGACAAGAACGACAGCGACGACGATGCGCGCGAACTGGTGCGGCTGCTGCGCAAATACCAGCTGCCGGCCAAGGTCAATCTGATCCCGTTCAACCCGTGGCCGGGCGCGCCCTATGAATGCTCGACGCCCGACCGCATCCGCGCGTTCAGCGACATCGTGTTCGAAGGCGGCATCTCCGCCCCCGTCCGCCGCACGCGCGGGCAGGATATCGGCGCGGCCTGCGGCCAGTTGAAGACGGCGGCGGAAAAGAAGAGCCGGGCGGAGCGCGACCGTGAGGCGGCGGAAGCGGCGTGA
- the sppA gene encoding signal peptide peptidase SppA: protein MKLVRGAWKLLVGIKDGLVLILMLLFFGALFAALSAKPNTRITDGALVLDLAGSIVEQPAEADPVALLSGQPAAQELRLRDVVRALDAARTDSRVKAVVLDMDRFTGGYPAALAEVGDAVARVRASNKPVLAYATLYTDGAYRIASNASEVWENPFGGTMFRGPGGAQLYYKGLIDKLGVNAHVYRVGQFKSAVEPFTRADQSEPARAANQALYGAIFDQWRAAVQKARPKAQLDAFLTRPDAVIQAAGGDIAQANLRGGIVDKLGDRLAFGKRVAELAGEDKGKAAGSFRTIKYASWLAANPAPTSGDAIGVITVAGTIVDGEAKPGTAGGDTIAKLLLDGLATKNLKALVVRVDSPGGSVLASERIRQAILQAKAAKLPVVVSMGGLAASGGYWVSTPGDVIFAEPNTITGSIGVFGVIPTFENTLSKIGVTADGVGTTPLSGQPDVLRGTNPAFDTIMQSGVEHIYARFTGMVAQSRGLPQARVDQIGQGRVWDGGTARQLKLVDRFGNLTDAVGEAARRAGLDPAKVQTVYLEKEPSPLEKALKGFADRQRGDAPDQAATDLLGRVAIEQRSVLAQALGDARRMLTAPAGVQARCLECGGLGPVRASAEDASLFDLIVARWFA from the coding sequence GTGAAACTGGTCCGGGGTGCGTGGAAGCTGCTGGTCGGGATCAAGGACGGCCTCGTGCTGATCCTGATGCTGTTGTTCTTCGGCGCCCTGTTCGCGGCCCTGTCGGCCAAGCCCAATACCCGCATCACCGACGGCGCGCTGGTCCTCGACCTCGCCGGGTCGATCGTCGAGCAGCCGGCGGAGGCCGATCCGGTCGCGCTGCTGAGCGGCCAGCCGGCAGCGCAGGAGCTGCGCCTGCGCGACGTGGTCCGCGCGCTCGACGCCGCGCGCACCGATTCGCGGGTCAAGGCGGTCGTGCTCGACATGGACAGGTTCACCGGCGGCTATCCGGCGGCACTGGCCGAGGTCGGCGATGCCGTTGCCCGCGTCCGCGCGAGCAACAAGCCGGTGCTGGCCTATGCCACGCTCTACACCGACGGTGCCTATCGCATCGCGTCGAACGCCAGCGAAGTGTGGGAAAATCCGTTCGGCGGCACGATGTTTCGCGGTCCCGGCGGGGCGCAGCTCTATTACAAGGGGCTGATCGACAAGCTGGGCGTCAACGCCCATGTATATCGCGTCGGCCAGTTCAAGTCGGCGGTCGAACCCTTCACCCGCGCCGACCAGTCCGAACCGGCCCGCGCCGCCAACCAGGCGCTGTACGGCGCGATCTTCGACCAGTGGCGCGCGGCGGTGCAGAAGGCCCGGCCCAAGGCGCAGCTCGACGCCTTCCTCACCCGCCCCGATGCGGTGATCCAGGCGGCGGGCGGCGACATCGCCCAGGCCAATCTGCGCGGCGGCATCGTCGACAAGCTGGGCGACCGTCTCGCCTTCGGCAAGCGCGTCGCCGAACTGGCGGGCGAGGACAAGGGCAAGGCGGCGGGCAGCTTCCGCACGATCAAATATGCCAGCTGGCTGGCGGCGAACCCCGCGCCGACCTCGGGCGATGCGATCGGCGTCATCACCGTCGCCGGCACGATCGTCGATGGCGAGGCGAAGCCCGGCACGGCGGGCGGCGACACCATCGCCAAGCTGCTGCTCGACGGCCTCGCTACCAAGAACCTCAAGGCGCTGGTCGTCCGCGTCGATTCGCCGGGCGGCTCGGTGCTGGCCTCCGAACGCATCCGCCAGGCGATCCTGCAGGCCAAGGCGGCGAAGTTGCCGGTCGTGGTGTCGATGGGTGGCCTCGCCGCGTCGGGCGGCTATTGGGTGTCGACCCCGGGCGACGTGATCTTCGCCGAACCCAACACCATCACCGGGTCGATCGGCGTGTTCGGCGTCATCCCCACCTTCGAGAACACGCTGTCCAAGATCGGCGTCACCGCCGACGGCGTCGGCACTACGCCCTTGAGCGGCCAGCCCGACGTGCTGCGCGGCACCAATCCGGCGTTCGACACGATCATGCAGAGCGGGGTCGAGCATATCTATGCCCGCTTCACCGGGATGGTCGCCCAGTCGCGCGGGCTGCCCCAGGCACGCGTCGATCAGATCGGGCAGGGCCGGGTGTGGGACGGTGGCACCGCGCGTCAGCTGAAGCTGGTCGACCGGTTCGGCAACCTGACCGATGCCGTCGGCGAAGCCGCCCGCCGCGCCGGGCTCGATCCGGCCAAGGTGCAGACCGTCTATCTCGAAAAGGAACCCTCGCCGCTGGAAAAGGCGCTGAAGGGCTTTGCCGACCGTCAGCGCGGCGACGCGCCGGACCAGGCGGCGACCGACCTGCTCGGCCGCGTCGCGATCGAACAGCGCAGCGTCCTGGCGCAGGCGCTGGGCGACGCGCGGCGGATGCTGACCGCGCCGGCGGGGGTGCAGGCGCGCTGCCTCGAATGCGGCGGGCTGGGGCCGGTCCGGGCATCGGCGGAGGATGCCTCGCTGTTCGACCTGATCGTCGCGCGGTGGTTCGCATGA
- the dnaN gene encoding DNA polymerase III subunit beta — translation MKATIERATLLKGLSHVQSVVERRNTIPILSNVLIEAGESSIRLMATDLDLQIDETIAAAIDQPGAITVSAHTLFDIARKLPDGAQVQLTAAEGRLTIVAGRARFNLSTLPRDDFPVIAEGELPTQFELPATTLKAIIDKTRFAISTEETRYYLNGIFLHVADDNGKPVLKAAATDGHRLARMTVERPEGADKMPDVIVPRKCVAELRKLLDEVDGSVGVSLSGSKIRFDLGQAILTSKLIDGTFPDYSRVIPTANDKLLKLDPKSFMAGVDRVSTIATEKTRAVKMALDRDKITLSVTSPENGAAAEEVPGEYTALPFEIGFNSRYLLDILGQIDSDLCEVHLSDAAAPTLIRESDASPALYVLMPMRV, via the coding sequence ATGAAGGCGACGATCGAACGCGCGACCCTGTTGAAGGGCCTCAGCCACGTCCAGTCGGTGGTCGAGCGGCGCAATACCATCCCGATCCTGTCGAACGTCCTGATCGAGGCGGGCGAATCGAGCATCCGCCTGATGGCGACCGACCTCGACCTGCAGATCGACGAAACCATCGCCGCGGCGATCGACCAGCCCGGCGCGATCACCGTGTCGGCCCACACCCTGTTCGACATCGCGCGCAAGCTGCCCGACGGCGCGCAGGTCCAGCTGACCGCCGCCGAAGGGCGGCTGACCATCGTCGCCGGGCGCGCGCGCTTCAACCTGTCGACGCTGCCGCGCGACGATTTCCCGGTCATTGCCGAGGGCGAACTGCCGACCCAATTCGAACTGCCCGCGACCACGCTGAAGGCGATCATCGACAAGACCCGCTTCGCGATCTCGACCGAGGAGACGCGCTATTATCTCAACGGCATCTTCCTGCACGTCGCCGACGACAACGGAAAGCCGGTGCTGAAGGCCGCCGCGACCGACGGCCACCGCCTCGCGCGCATGACCGTCGAACGGCCCGAGGGCGCCGACAAGATGCCCGACGTCATCGTGCCGCGCAAATGCGTCGCCGAACTGCGCAAGCTGCTGGACGAAGTCGATGGCTCGGTCGGCGTGTCGCTGTCGGGCAGCAAGATCCGCTTCGACCTGGGACAGGCGATCCTGACCAGCAAGCTGATCGACGGCACCTTCCCGGATTATTCGCGCGTCATCCCGACCGCCAATGACAAGCTGCTGAAGCTCGACCCGAAGAGCTTCATGGCAGGTGTCGATCGCGTGTCGACCATCGCCACCGAAAAGACCCGCGCGGTCAAGATGGCGCTCGACCGCGACAAGATCACCCTGTCGGTCACCAGCCCCGAAAACGGCGCGGCGGCGGAGGAAGTGCCCGGCGAATATACCGCGCTGCCCTTCGAAATCGGCTTCAACAGCCGCTATCTGCTCGACATTCTGGGGCAGATCGACAGCGACCTGTGCGAGGTGCACCTGTCGGACGCCGCCGCGCCGACGCTGATCCGCGAAAGCGACGCCTCGCCCGCGCTCTATGTGCTGATGCCGATGCGCGTCTGA
- a CDS encoding histidine phosphatase family protein, with protein sequence MATQSPPARKGRDFIARHGETVYNIAQRMQGDHPHTPLTRAGFAQADAMGAALREMLGVRPAITLWASSAGRALQTLAIIAEHLELDWHAARRDDRLVEIGMGEWSGRYYRELTGADADFLDVEARLYRRPAPGGEWYDAIAARVASWAADTAEDPGDRLVIMHGMSSRVLRGVLTGAPIDPRFAAPVADDLSQGSIALIEGGRESVPHIGRGRASLAAPA encoded by the coding sequence ATGGCAACCCAATCCCCGCCCGCTCGAAAAGGTCGCGACTTCATCGCCCGGCATGGCGAGACCGTCTATAACATCGCGCAGCGGATGCAGGGCGATCACCCCCACACCCCGTTGACCCGCGCCGGTTTCGCGCAGGCCGATGCGATGGGCGCCGCGCTGCGCGAGATGCTGGGGGTCAGGCCCGCGATCACCTTATGGGCGTCGAGCGCGGGACGGGCGCTCCAGACGCTGGCGATCATCGCCGAACATCTGGAACTCGACTGGCACGCGGCGCGGCGCGACGACCGGCTGGTCGAGATCGGCATGGGCGAATGGTCGGGCCGCTATTATCGCGAGCTGACCGGGGCGGATGCCGATTTCCTCGATGTCGAGGCGCGGCTGTACCGCCGCCCCGCCCCCGGCGGCGAATGGTATGACGCAATCGCCGCGCGGGTGGCGAGCTGGGCGGCGGATACGGCGGAGGATCCCGGCGACCGGCTGGTCATCATGCACGGCATGTCCAGCCGGGTGCTGCGCGGGGTGCTGACCGGCGCGCCGATCGACCCGCGCTTCGCCGCACCGGTCGCCGACGACCTGTCGCAAGGGTCGATCGCGCTGATCGAGGGCGGGCGCGAGAGCGTGCCGCATATCGGCCGGGGGCGGGCCTCGCTCGCCGCGCCTGCTTGA
- a CDS encoding molybdopterin-dependent oxidoreductase — MSRLISRRSALVVGAGGLVAACDRVAQLPTAQSVLGGAEDVHRGLQRAITARDALAVEYRPDQRSPIFRANGTNNPNTPDYNAHAANRFADWRVTIDGLVARPLSLRLDQIRSMPSRQQITRHDCVEGWSAIGKWTGPRLSRLLDLAGLRPDARYLVFHCADAIGGRPYYESIDLVDAFHPQTILAWALNDRLLGVPNGAPLRLRVERQLGYKHAKYVQRIEAVASLGGIAGGKGGFWEDVAGYDWYAGI, encoded by the coding sequence ATGAGCCGGCTGATCTCCCGCCGTTCGGCGCTGGTGGTCGGGGCCGGCGGACTGGTCGCGGCGTGCGACCGGGTGGCACAGCTGCCGACGGCGCAAAGCGTGCTGGGCGGAGCGGAGGATGTCCATCGCGGCCTGCAGCGCGCGATCACCGCGCGCGACGCGCTGGCGGTCGAATATCGGCCCGATCAACGCTCGCCGATCTTTCGCGCCAACGGCACCAACAACCCCAATACGCCCGACTATAACGCGCACGCCGCGAACCGCTTCGCCGACTGGCGCGTGACGATCGACGGGCTGGTCGCCCGGCCGCTGTCGTTGCGACTCGACCAGATCCGGTCGATGCCGTCGCGGCAACAAATTACCCGACACGATTGCGTCGAAGGCTGGAGCGCCATCGGCAAATGGACCGGCCCAAGGCTGTCGCGGCTGCTCGATCTGGCGGGGTTGCGGCCCGATGCTCGCTATCTGGTGTTCCACTGCGCCGATGCGATCGGCGGGCGACCCTATTACGAATCGATCGATCTGGTCGATGCCTTCCACCCGCAGACGATCCTGGCGTGGGCGTTGAACGACCGGCTGCTGGGGGTGCCGAACGGCGCGCCGCTGAGGCTCAGGGTTGAACGACAGCTGGGGTATAAGCACGCAAAGTATGTGCAGCGGATCGAGGCGGTCGCGTCGCTGGGTGGGATCGCCGGGGGCAAAGGCGGCTTCTGGGAGGATGTCGCGGGTTATGATTGGTATGCGGGGATTTAG